TGCCCGCGCAGCGCCGTTATCTTCTCCCTGACCTCTTCCGCGAACCTGGGCTCTTCCGCCTGCAATGACTCGAGGTTGATCTCGACGTTGGCGATCGCCCCCTCCATCGCCGCCCGCGCCAGCGCTTTAGCCACCCCTAAGTCCGACGCCATCCTCGGATTCGTCATCCCGCCCAGCTTCTCCGTAATCTGCCCCACCTCGTGCGCCCACTCCGCCACCGCCAGCGGGACGTTGGTCGCGTTGCGCAGCGCTTCACACACCGCGCCGTTCCCGGCGGAATCTTTTGCCTGCTTGTAAGCAGCCACCACCGCCTCGTAGGACGCCGCGTCTTCATCAATCGCCGCCTTCAGCACCTCGCGCAACAGCGCCAAGCGGGTGATGGCGTCGCCCAACTCGCGCTCGTACTGCACATAATTCTTTTTCCCGCGTGACATCGCCGCCACCATGTGCGCCAGCGCCGCCGCCATCGCTCCCGCTGCCGCCGCCGCGCTTCCCCCGCCCGGCGTCGCTGTGGGTGCGGCCAGTTGCTCGACAAACGGCTCAACTCCCGCGCGCAGCCCGCCGGCCGCCATCTTCCCGCTCATTACCGCCGCCAGCCGGTTTTCAAGAATAAGCGACGAATCGAAGTTCTCCACCTGCAGGAACCACTCCGACGCGTCCTCCAGCGCCTTCTTCGGGACCAGCCCCACAATCTCGCTGAACGCCGGCAGCACTCCATAGCGCGCCGCCTCGCGCTTCACGTACTCAAATACGCGCGCGATCGGCGTCTGCTCGAAATCCGTCAGGTTCATCGAAACTTGTGCCAAGCCGCGCACCGGCAACCCCATGCCCTTCACGTGGCGCAGCCCGCCGTTGGAAAACCGCACCGCCTTGGCCACGTGCTTCGCGATTTCCGCGTCCGGCGTGTTCAGGTACACGTTGTATGCGATCAGGAATTTGCGTGCGCCCACCACCGTTGCACCCGCCGTGGGATGCACCCGCGGCTCGCCGAAATCCGGTTTTCGTGCCGGGTTGGTGGCGATCTCGTCGCGGATGTCCTCGAACTGCCCGC
The nucleotide sequence above comes from Terriglobia bacterium. Encoded proteins:
- the ftcD gene encoding glutamate formimidoyltransferase, which gives rise to MSTLVECVPNFSEGRDKAKIDAIIEAMKVPGVYLLDREMDTDHNRCVITLAGDRENIGEAAIRGVGKAAELIDLTKHQGAHPRMGAADVIPFIPIDGVTLEDCVAIARKVGAEIWRRFQIPVYLYEAAATTPERQNLENIRRGQFEDIRDEIATNPARKPDFGEPRVHPTAGATVVGARKFLIAYNVYLNTPDAEIAKHVAKAVRFSNGGLRHVKGMGLPVRGLAQVSMNLTDFEQTPIARVFEYVKREAARYGVLPAFSEIVGLVPKKALEDASEWFLQVENFDSSLILENRLAAVMSGKMAAGGLRAGVEPFVEQLAAPTATPGGGSAAAAAGAMAAALAHMVAAMSRGKKNYVQYERELGDAITRLALLREVLKAAIDEDAASYEAVVAAYKQAKDSAGNGAVCEALRNATNVPLAVAEWAHEVGQITEKLGGMTNPRMASDLGVAKALARAAMEGAIANVEINLESLQAEEPRFAEEVREKITALRGH